From one Sciurus carolinensis chromosome 9, mSciCar1.2, whole genome shotgun sequence genomic stretch:
- the Dusp7 gene encoding dual specificity protein phosphatase 7, protein MKNQLRGPPARVHMSTSGAAAAAGGTRAGSEPGAGSGSGAGTATGAATGAGAMPCKSAEWLQEELEARGGASLLLLDCRPHELFESSHIETAINLAIPGLMLRRLRKGNLPIRSIIPNHADKERFATRCKAATVLLYDEATAEWQPEPGAPASVLGLLLQKLRDDGCQAYYLQGGFNKFQTEYSEHCETNVDSSSSPSGSPPTSVLGLGGLRISSDCSDGESDRELPSSATESDGSPVPSSQPAFPVQILPYLYLGCAKDSTNLDVLGKYGIKYILNVTPNLPNAFEHGGEFTYKQIPISDHWSQNLSQFFPEAISFIDEARSKKCGVLVHCLAGISRSVTVTVAYLMQKMNLSLNDAYDFVKRKKSNISPNFNFMGQLLDFERTLGLSSPCDNHAPSEQLYFSTPTNHNLFPLNTLEST, encoded by the exons ATGAAAAACCAGCTCCGCGGCCCCCCAGCGCGGGTGCACATGTCGACttcgggggcggcggcggcggctgggGGCACCCGGGCGGGGTCGGAACCGGGTGCGGGGTCTGGGTCCGGCGCAGGCACCGCGACGGGCGCGGCGACAGGAGCGGGGGCCATGCCCTGCAAGAGCGCCGAGTGGCTGCAGGAAGAGCTGGAGGCGCGCGGCGGCGCGTCTCTTCTGTTGCTGGATTGCCGGCCCCACGAGCTCTTCGAGTCGTCGCACATTGAGACGGCCATCAACCTGGCCATCCCGGGCCTCATGCTGCGCCGCCTGCGCAAGGGCAACCTGCCCATCCGCTCCATCATCCCCAACCACGCCGACAAGGAGCGTTTTGCCACGCGTTGCAAGGCGGCTACCGTGCTGCTCTACGACGAGGCCACGGCCGAGTGGCAACCCGAGCCCGGTGCTCCTGCCTCGGTGCTCGGACTGCTCCTGCAGAAGCTACGCGACGACGGCTGCCAGGCCTACTACCTCCAAG GTGGTTTCAACAAGTTCCAGACAGAGTACTCGGAGCATTGTGAGACCAATGTGGACAGCTCATCTTCGCCCAGCGGTTCGCCGCCCACCTCGGTGCTGGGCCTGGGGGGCCTGCGCATCAGCTCTGACTGCTCCGATGGCGAGTCAGACCGAGAGCTGCCCAGCAGTGCCACTGAATCGGATGGCAGCCCTGTGccatccagccagccagcctTCCCCGTTCAAATCCTGCCCTACCTCTACCTCGGCTGTGCCAAGGACTCCACCAACTTGGATGTGCTCGGCAAATACGGCATCAAATATATCCTCAATGTCACTCCCAACCTACCCAACGCCTTCGAGCATGGTGGCGAGTTCACCTACAAGCAGATCCCCATCTCTGACCACTGGAGCCAGAACCTCTCCCAGTTCTTCCCTGAGGCCATCAGCTTCATTG ATGAGGCCCGCTCCAAGAAGTGTGGTGTCCTGGTGCACTGCCTGGCAGGCATCAGCCGCTCGGTGACGGTCACCGTGGCCTACCTAATGCAGAAGATGAACCTGTCACTAAATGATGCCTATGACTTCGTCAAGAGGAAAAAGTCCAACATCTCACCCAACTTCAATTTCATGGGGCAGTTGCTGGACTTTGAGCGGACGCTGGGGCTAAGCAGCCCATGCGACAACCACGCGCCCAGTGAGCAGCTGTACTTCTCCACGCCCACCAACCACAACCTGTTTCCACTCAACACCCTTGAGTCCACGTGA